Genomic window (Rhododendron vialii isolate Sample 1 chromosome 4a, ASM3025357v1):
ttgcaggaaagtaattcctgcaggaaaacttaaaaacatgtttcccattactttcctgccaactgaacattacaaaaatcatgaaaaagttgattttcccatcatttcttgtacttttctggcaactgaacggagccttggTTGATGCAACGAGATGATGCCACTGGATTCTCTGTTTGAgtaggaattttatttttagcttTAGAAATATCATGTTTCTTTATTTGAGTTAATTCTATTTCCGTATTTCTTTAGGATTCTTGGTTTAAAagaattagaattttatttGCAATTATATTATTAGGGAATATTATTTGCGCTGCTTGTTTtgcacattttcaaatttctaattttggtaggatttcttattttcttggaGATCCTAATTCCTTTCTGTCAGTGTTGGTTTCCAagtattgttttgcttggtctGCACTCTAAATAGTTACCTTATTATTTAGACTCCCACTAGTATAAATATAACTAAAGGGGGCAACCCTCCTTGTAAATAATtcaattatttaataaaattcagaattatctcttctttttttttgtgcgcAAGGTGTACTCGTGAATTCGAGTGTTTATCTTGTTTGGATTAATAcacgtgaattccgctgcgccAACGTAGAGTGATGGTTGAGTGCGGAAGCTAGCGAAGAACATTTTCAAGGATTGACATGCGCGTAAGCTCATACCTTTTATTTCTTTCACATTGTGAGTGTACAAGTAATATTCCATATTTCGAAAGCTTTCAAGGGTTCCTGCATTACCGTTGAAATTAAACCACTTTAGATAGCTTTATGAGTGACATGATTCATTGATCTATACCActccatatatatatgctacatgagaaatttttgggtgtcggTACCACGTCACCCCGTCGACGTGCCTAAGCAACACATTCAGACGGTCCCAAAGTGTATTAGACAGTccagattgaaacactctccCTCCTGTCAccccaacactctctctcctctttctagctccaaatccgagccatccaaaaattgaaatggaCGGACTGGATGCGTGGAACAGCACGTGGATAGCACAGTACTGCACCCTGTACTGTAAAACCAAAAAGTccacttttctctttttatcttttgagcTGAAATCCCCACTTTTCTCTTCATATTCATCAAGCCCTAACAGAACTACCCAAACCCACTAACTCATAGCTACTGAAACGATCAGAAAGCCATGTGTTACAATATATTCAAAGGTCAATCAGATTATAATGGAGTACTTTGGTAGGCAAGAAGGGGCAGGAAGCTGGTTCAGTCATTATGATCTGTGTGGACAATTAGGTCATGCAATTAAGGATAAcagtgtttttttaaaaaaaattttttaaCCGAGGAACAACCCTGCAGACGAGCCACTATTAGATCCGATTGCGCAATTCAACCCTCTAAGGAGACTAGCACAACAATCCACCGCCATGGccccccacttaaatcatggtttgtcTCCATGGAGAATCGAACCCTGCTATGTTGTAAGCGCAGGTTCGCCTTACCATATTGTGACAACCCATGAGTGGGTATTTTCCAATCATGGTTTCCCTAGAATTTTGGCTTTTAGATGTTTAGTTTTGCTCTTTGTTTTTTCACTTTCATGGATAGCGATCTTCAGTTTGGAAGACATGGGTGCCTAATTCATCAGTGTGTTGGTATTGGtctttatctttatctttttaCTGTTGCTGGTCTAGTGGAACAACTGAATCAAACATTATGGACACTGCTCATACTCTTTGTGTATGAGAGTACAAGGGAGACATGTACTCCACAAGTCTtttaggatagagtagattaggtttaacgaatgacaaaaaaaaaaaaaaaattcaccaaacgTGCCCAACAGGGCTACAAAAAGAGTGAATCTCTAGCTAAATAGAAAAAACTTGAGCTGACGGGAGACCCAGTTTGGAGGAAAAAGCCCTGTATTCGCGCTGGTCGCTGCAGCATGAGCCAggcctttttttattattttattttataggcaataaaagttttataaaaaaaatttgacagagGGCACATCAAGTTGGGAGTAGGGGAGAGAAATTCAACCACGGGTTggctgaaaaggaaaaaacccaATGGGCCAAGATCCAAACACCTTAGGGACAAAGCCTGAATACCTATAGGCCTCAAAATGCCAAGATTAGAACAATAAAGAGCATAAACAACTAGAAATGGCAAGACCCAAAAGTGCCAAGTCAAGCCCAAGATCCAAAACCAAATCCTAACCATTGCTATCCTGGGCACCTCCACCTCTGTGGAGACAGCAACTGCCACCCCCAACGACAATAGATAGGCCGTGCACCAACCACCACAAGACGACGATGTTTGATAAGCCAATGAGTCAGCCCATTGGCTTATCAAAACCTAGCAGAAGCAAAATTTCGTCAACCCAAATTCACTGAGCTTTGTTACTTGTTAGATACATAACTTTTCTTTTGATGTATACGCACACACAGTATGGTAATTTGGTAAAGAAAGGAAGACAAATTAATATGCAAATAGTTATTCTCGgcaagagaaaatttattaatctttgagagATGAtaacaaagattaaatggacCAGAAGCACAAATAACAAGCGTCAGTCACCGACGACCCAAAAAGACAGGGAGGCAAGGAATTTTCTCATGGAACTTCCCCTGAAACCTAGGCAGTTGGCATCAACCAACAACGGTGCTAGTAGCTTTTAACACTATCATTACCACTTGAAAATCCTCCTTAGAGTTAGGCTTATATTATAATCACGTTTGTCTGGTCGGTGATTCACACTACACAAATCATAAATAAAATGTCCAATTTATAAAGTGTAATTATGCCTGCACTAAGATGATTTGCTTTCATGGCCTACACAGAAGCCCTAAAGAGGTATTTCTTGATTTGGAAAGAAATAAAGGCAGTTAAACAGAATCATAGTTGGTTCTTTTGCCAAATtcatacaaatattttttaggcAATTGGGTGCAAAAAAAGTGAGGCCAACCAAATGAGCCCGAAGGAAAGCACATGGTATTGCCAATAGATTGTCTTAGATCGATTTCCGATCTGATCAGAAGAAAGGTTGAGGTTGTTTGGTAaaggttttgagagagatttttgagataataagtggagagatagTCAGATAGATAGATGAGAGTAACAATTGAAGTACGAAAACCGTGCTAGGGTCAAGGTTCTTTGGTAAAGGTCATGTTTAATAATTTGGAAATCAAACTTGACCAAAGTAACGACTGTTCATCGTTAAGCACAAGGTTAGATTCCGTGGATATGTCTTAGATCCCATAATCAAGCACAAGTCTAATCAGCTTTAGACCAAGAGTTTAAAGGCAAACCCCATCCCCTCCCCCCCCTCCTTTTTTTTGGCTCACAAGATTGTGTGAGTCAGCTTACGACTAACTCCATTAATTCTTTCTTCAACCCGATAAAAGACAGACTATTCATGCCGAGACGAtggaattcacaagaaattacttgaTCGGCCTGACCCAAGAATAGATTCCGTGGATATGTCTTAGATCCCATAATCAAGCACAAGTCTAATCAGCTTTAGACCAAGAGTTTAAAGGCAAACCCcatccccccaccccccccttttttttggcTCACAAGATTGTCTGAGTCAGCTTACGACTAACTCAATTAATTCTTTCTCCAATCCGATAAAAGACAGACTATTCATGCCGAGACGAtggaattcacaaaaaattacttgcTCGGCCTGACCCAAGAATCCAACCCTAATCAATAATATGAGGATCAAACCCACGAACAAACCGAACTAACGGCTGGGGTTGAATCTTGCTTAGGCTTTTAGCCCATCGTTTCATGTCACCTGAAAGGATAACCGATGGGACCCTAACAAGCAAACACCCCCCTTCTCCCCAGAGTACTCCAAAAGTGGCATCTCTTTTACAAAATGATTGAAGTCATATGGAGAGAGTGGGAGGGGGGCACACTTGTGCCTTACTTCTTCTAAGTGTTTTCGGTtgacttttttttcccaatactTTCCATTTTTATATGGAGCAGtggtttttaaaataaagagaTAAGAGCTTATGAAGCAGAGACCAGGTAATGTGGGGAACACATTAATGcagaaattggaaaaaagaagaagaaaagaaacaagaaacagaGGCAAATAGCTGTGATCCTCCTTGCTTTAAAAGGGATAACATAGCATTACGGCATTCTCCAATACCAACAGTGTGAAGAAGGGATTGTGGGACATCGTTGAAATTGAAGAACTTAGAGTTGACATTTGAAGGACTTGGCAATCTTGTCTAGATAGTGCTTCTGATTTGATAGATACAAGAATTGTACTATCCGCGCAGATTTTACAGAAAAAGCGTCCAGAATATAGTGCACCGGGGGCGAGAAAATTATCTTGGCTCGCGGTGGATGGGCTCCATCGAGAAATGAACGCAACCCCGGCATGATCATAAGAGATCATGGTGCGGTTGAAGTGCTGCATGTGCGTAGGTCATCTTGGCGATCGGTTCCTTTTTACCACAAAAACCTCTTCGGTCGGGAAGCTGCCCATCGACGATCATTCTGAAGAGGTTCGACAAAATTCTTTACGCGTCAGGTTTCTTTTTCAGAAATGTTTGGTGGAATGTTTTTCTCAAAAGTTGTGTTTGGTTGTGGGAGGGAGTGTTTGAGAGACATTGTAGGGGCAAGAGGGGAAGGTTGGCTTGGCCCTACTCAGGAAAAAGTGGGATAGCTAGGTGTGTCATGTCTAATCAACATTGATACCCAAATGAAGAATGGCAAGAATATTGCATTATTGGGTCTCTTTCATCCATCCTTTTTGCCCCCtccttttctttgtcttttcTCATCGAAGGAAGGTGGATAAGGTGTGCCCCCACAAGCCTCTTCATAAGTGAATCATAGCCTGTGGCAATGGTTGGTTTTGGTTAAGAGTATCGGGTCTACTGGAAATGGTACGAACTGCCCCCCTTGTAATTTGATATGACAGTCATGAAGACTAAGACCTCATTctactaaggttcttattttttaaatacttatttttcactttacaaaataggtcattctttcacaatacatcacatttgtTTACTGTGGAGAAGAGGAAATGGAAACAAATTTACGGCAAAACCGGAGATTATACCGGGTGTAATATTGGTGGATAAACTTAGAGCTCCCAAATACCAAATGATTCCAGAGTAAAACCCGACATCGTGCCTCAGGTAGACGATACTCGAGAATAGCAAATGGGTCAATACAAGTCAAAACTGTAAACCGAGTTGAACCGAAAGCACCATTCCCAGAAAAACTAATGGGACGTGACACCCCCCATCGTAAGGAAAAACATTCAACCCAGAAACGAGTTCCTACTAATCAAGAAATTGATTTCTTCAGGATTTCCTTCGGGTTTTACATAGCATTTCAGGGGAGCAGCGCATATAGACTACACTTCAACTATCTGCAGAAACAGAGTCATGTCATTCAAAAACTGAAACATTTCCACTCCAGCTGCACGAAGCTACTACATTAGGCATTGTTGGATGGAAAGCAGCATCTGTGCAGGCGTGTTCATACGCCTTGACTTTCTTGATGAGGTTGGTGGATCGAGAGTCGTAAAAGTAAATACATCCATCCGAGGAGCCCGATACAAGCTTCTCTCCATCCGAGCTGAAATTACACTTGATAGGGAAACCAGAAACACCATGGCTTTCGTACCTCTTGTACTTGTCGAGCTTGAAAGGGGGTCTGGAAGAGAATATAGCGATATAATTCGCGTTTGACTGTGCGACAAAATAAGAATCAAACGGGTGGTGCCTAATACAAGGACAAGTATAGGCTTCGACATAAACCTGAAAGAGGTAAAAGAAGTGGTTAGTCAACGACAATCatcaaaatttccaaaacatGAATGACTAGAATACTCATATATAGAATTCAACTGGGTAAGTGAATTGGACAGAAAAATTGCTTAGATGAAATAGGTTCGCCCAGCCATATAAATTCCAGGCTTAGCCCCTTAGGACCTCCACAAGCATGGTTTCCTCATGGCTACGAAAGCACTTCCACAATAAATTCATCACAAAGCTTCACAGTGCATTCCCCCCATTCCCCAAAATCTCTAATCACAGAAACCCAATAAAACACGAAGGGAAAAGACATATAATTTTCCCCTTTGCACCAAATTTCAGGGTCTCATACCCCGCATATGACATCTTTCCATGTAAAGTCACACTTACAGAGAAACTTACAGCTTCTATCCTTCCATCTGGTTCGAAAGAGAACATTCAGATCTTTAAATGGCATTGAACTATAACCATAGTGTCCGAAATATGCAGCTTAGACTCGAATCAAAATGCCAATTAGTTTCACTACTGAAGTTGGGAACTTGGGGAGATGCTGTTGTATGGATTTATTTTCAGACTACTTCGATGTAGCAGTAACGTCTAACCTATGCTTGCGCCTTAAAATAGAAGCCCTAATTTAAGCATTTAAGCACCAACAACTAGCAGTTGACTCAACTAAATAGTATATATAACTGGGAATTGCAAAGGTTTGCTCCCAAATATTAGCAAACGTTACAGAACTATGCAACAATTCCTGTAATTAATGACGCCAAGAAATCATCAGAAGAAATGAGTTTTCATGAAAAGTCACTTACCTGATTTGACAGTGGAACTTGGCGAGAGATATCCCAAATTATTATCGAATTTTCACTGACGTTGCCTATGGATATATCGCTTGAAGAGATGAATTGGTTGGCATCAATGGTGAATTCAACGTCAAGGATTGGACTTGGACCTCGAAAATACTCCTTTACCACCTTCCCAACTCTAATATCCCATAACCTAAGGAAGCCCTTGGACCCCCCAGAAAGGAAGAGGTTGGAGTTATTTGGATGGAACTTTACAACTCCGACAACTTGGTCTTCCTTGAAAACCTGAGTCTCTGAACCCCTTTCAACATCAATTAACCTGGATGTGCTGTCATATCCACAAGAAAGTATAGACAGTCCCTGTTTCGACCACTTCACATCTTTAACTGCTGCATTGTGATAGTTCAATATCCGTGCTTTCTTCTGATCTCTGCTCCATACATTCCATATGCAGATTGTATGATCCATTCCGGCAGATGCAAGAAGATGGGCTGGAGACTAACTTCAATGGAAGATCAGAAGGCAAACATATTGCATAACAAGCAAAAGACTACATATTTTCAAGTAATAAACAATTAATCAGACACTCGGCAGATCCTTTCAGCGACTAAAATCTTGTCCATACAGAGAACTTTTTTGATGTGTTGTCCATAGAGATATCTATAAAATGGATGCATCATCTTGCTAAAAAAAGTTAAATCTATGACATAGAATAGACAGTACGGATATCTATAAAGCAGAATCCGCATGTTTACTGTTTTGGCACACCTTCATATTAcaaagtttttgggtaaaaaagaGGAAGCTAAATAGGATTAAGTTTTAGCAGTCAGTGTCATGATGTCGTATCAGTCCAACTTAAGGAAGGTATCAAATATCAACATCTAAATGTCTAAATGTCTAATGCCATTATGAACTAGTTGAAGTCTCCGAGATACACTAAAAAGCTATGGCTCATTTGGTTTGTCGTGATCTGGGTGAAGTCGCTCTACATAGAAATGGGTTCTCAACATGATTTACCAGTAAATATGTTATCTGATACAGTAGCTGAGATGATGACACATGTTAAAGTCGATCCGTTTCCTGAGACA
Coding sequences:
- the LOC131323168 gene encoding uncharacterized protein LOC131323168, translating into MDLLCNAYSTASDDDDDDQPEHRRPVVPPPSKRPRSDHPRSRPEPLPQLRPHPAPHPPAESPIPGRYISKRERAVLGSVPRVPDPTPPPDPVATSPVAGSILDSDLPRGILSSLRRQTKGQGGLAQMSEKLSVALSGHSKAVNVIQWSTNHAHLLASAGMDHTICIWNVWSRDQKKARILNYHNAAVKDVKWSKQGLSILSCGYDSTSRLIDVERGSETQVFKEDQVVGVVKFHPNNSNLFLSGGSKGFLRLWDIRVGKVVKEYFRGPSPILDVEFTIDANQFISSSDISIGNVSENSIIIWDISRQVPLSNQVYVEAYTCPCIRHHPFDSYFVAQSNANYIAIFSSRPPFKLDKYKRYESHGVSGFPIKCNFSSDGEKLVSGSSDGCIYFYDSRSTNLIKKVKAYEHACTDAAFHPTMPNVVASCSWSGNVSVFE